The Bacteroidota bacterium genome includes the window AATTGCTGACGTTCTTGTGGATGGTGTTTCGCAAGGTGCTATTTCAACTTACACTTTAACAAACGTAACTGCGGCACATACCATCAGCGCAAGCTTTAGCCAGCTTTCCTACGGTATAACTGCAAGTGCCGGAAGCAACGGTAGTATTAGTCCGAATGGATTGAGTACAGTAAATTGTGGAAGTAATTTAACTTACACCATTACACCAAATTCTTGTTACCAAATTTTGGATGTACTTGTGGATGGTGTTTCTCAAGGAGCCATTTCAACTTACACTTTTACAAACGTAACTGCTGCACATACCATCAGCGCAAGCTTTAGCCAGCTTTCCTACGGTATAACTGCAAGTGCCGGAAGCAACGGAAGTATTAGTCCGAATGGATTGAGTACAGTAAATTGTGGAAGTAATTTAACTTACACCATTACACCAAATTCTTGTTACCAAATTTTGGATGTACTAGTGGATGGTGTTTCTCAAGGAGCCATTTCAACATACACATTTACTAACGTAACTGCTGCGCATACCATCAGCGCAAGCTTTAGTCAGCTTACTTACGGTATAACTGCAAGTGCCGGAAGCAACGGTAGTATTAGTCCGAATGGATTGAGTACAGTAAATTGTGGAAGTAATTTAACTTACACCATTTCACCAAATTCTTGTTACCAAATTTTGGATGTACTTGTGGATGGTGTTTCTCAAGGAGCCATTTCAACATACACTTTTACAAACGTAACTGCTGCACATACCATCAGCGCAAGCTTTAGCCAACTTACTTACGGTATAACTGCAAGTGCCGGAAGCAACGGTAGTATTACTCCGAATGGATTGACCACAGTGAATTGTGGGACTAATCAAAGCTATTCGATTCAAGCAAATTTGGGCTTCAACATACAAGATGTAATTGTGGATGGTATTTCGCAAGGTGCTATTTCTACTTATACTTTTACTAATGTTACAGCTACGCATACTATTAATGCTGTATTTAACTCAGCATCTCTCTCAATTACCGCATCGGCTGGTGCAAATGGTAGTATTTCACCAAGTGGCGTTCAAGTTGTTACACCCGGTTCTAATTTGCAATTTACCATTCAAGCAAATTCATGCTTTCAAATTTCGGATGTGTTAGTAGATGGAATTTCACAAGGTGCAATAAGCACTTATACATTTACAAATATTAGCGCATCACATACAGTTGCTGCAAGTTTTACTCCAGTTACTTTTGCGATTACAGCAAGTTCTGGCGCTAATGGTACTGTAACTCCTTCTGGTGCTTCCATGGTAAATTGTGGATCAAATAAAACATATACCATAACACCAAATGGTGGGTTTGCTATACAAAGTGTGCTCGTCGATGGTATTTCACAAGGTTCAATTTCAACTTACACTTTTACAAATGTAAACACAACGCATACCATAAGTGCAACCTTTGTATCCGGAATACCGGCTACTTCTTTATCACCGGCATCCTGCAACAGCACAGTAACTAGCATGTACGATCAAATTTACTGTACACCGGTTGCCGGAGCTAGTAATTATCGTTATAAAGTTGAAAACACAGCACTTGGTTTTAACAGTGTTTTTGAACGCAATTCAAGTTTAACCGATTTTCGCATGAATTGGGCTCCTGGCGTGCAATATGCTACCACTTATACAGTTTCGGTAGCGGCTAAAGTCAACGGTAATTGGGGAGCTTACGGAACTAGTTGTACGGTAACCATTGGTTCGTTTCCAGCTACCAACCTTTCACCTGCTTCTTGTAATTCAACGCTATCAAGTATGTCGGATGCATTTACTTGTGTTGCTGTGAACGGAGCTACCGATTATCAATATCGCATCAGCAATACTGCTTTAAGTTACAGTGTTGAAGTAAAACGTAACAGCACACTCACCGATTACCGATTATCGTGGTTGCCTGCAGCTTCGGGAGCGCAGTATGCTACAACCTATAACGTTGAAGTACGTGCTTATGTAGGAGGTGTTTGGGGTAACTATGGAAGCATTTGTCAATTAACAACTCCGCCGGTTCCACTTACAAAGTTGCAACCTGCTTACTGCGCTAATTATGCTTTACCCAGCTTTTCGAGTGCTGTAAATTGCGTTGCAATTGCAGGAGCAAGTAATTATCGCTACCACATCACAGGACCGGCATCTTACAATAAAACCTTTACTAGAAATTCACCTTTAAATGACTGGCGTTTTTCATGGACTTTAGCTTGTTGTGGTCAACAAAACATGCTTGCCAATTCAACCTATACGGTAGAAGTAGCTTATTATATTAATGGTGTTTGGAGTGCATATGGGGCTCCATGTACAGTTGTTACCGGTACTTCGGTACCACGTTTTTCATACGATGCGCTAAATCCGGAAGTAACGGTTGAAGCAATAGAAGCTGGACTAAGAATTTATCCTAATCCTGTTTCTATAACCGAACCTGTTATGCTCGAAATTCATCCCGGAAGCGGTGAAAATACAACTATTGATATTGCCATTTATTCAATGATTGGCGAAAGAATATTTGCCAATAAATTACACTGTAATTCTTCTGAATCATGTATAGTAGAACCAAAAATGCAACTTGCATCCGGCGTTTATATTGCCGAAGCAATAATTAGAGGCACTCCTTACAGAACGCGTTTCGTGGTAAAATAAATTAATCAATTACTAAAAACGGGCAATGGTTTTTTATGCGACCATTGCCCGTTTTAGTTAATACTGCAAAAATCAGAGAAAATAGTCATGTCTAATTTTATCTTTGTGGTTTAAATTATACGTATGGTTTCATTTGATAATACTGAGAATGCTTTTTCAGGGAAGAAGAACGCTGACTTGAATCGTTCCTACTGGCTTTTTAATATGGTAAGCAGGCCTTGGATGGTGAATGTAGGACAAGTGCTCACTGAATGGTCAATAGCAATGCGATTACCCATTACAGGAGCTGTAAAAGCAACCATTTTTAAACAATTTTGTGGGGGTGAAACGATTGAAGAATGTACAAAAACAATTGCCGAATTAGGCAAATACAGTATAGGAACTATACTTGATTACTCGGTTGAAGGGAAGGAAAACGAAGCCGATTTTAATGCAACCACACGCGAAACTATTGCTACGATTCATAGAGCAAAGAATGAAAAAAATATTCCGTTTAGTGTATTTAAAGTTACAGGACTTGCACGATTTGCACTGCTCGAAAAATGTAGTACAGGCGAAGCTTTAACTTCTGAAGAAGAACTGGAATTCACCAAAGTTCACCAACGCGTAAACAGTATTTGCGAAGCAGCCTTTCATGCAAATGTGCCTGTATTTATTGATGCAGAAGAAAGCTGGATACAAGTTGCGATTGATGATTTGGCGAATGAAATGATGGAAAAATTTAACAAACAGCGTGCGATTGTTTACAATACCTATCAGTTGTATCGTCACGATCGTTTGGATTATTTGAAAGCTTCTTTTGCTGATGCTGAAAAGAAAAATTATTTTTTGGGAGCAAAACTAGTGCGCGGAGCATACATGGAGAAGGAACGTGAACGAGCAGCAAACAAAGGATATTCTTCTCCAATTCAGGAAACAAAGGATGCAACCGACAAAGATTACAATGCTGCTTTAGAATTTTGTGTTACGCATAATAAGCGCATTGCGTTTTGTGCCGGCACTCACAACGAACAAAGCTCTATGTATCTTACTGAGTTGATGAAGAAGAATGGACTCAGCTTAAACGATAAGCACATTTATTTTTCTCAATTACTTGGTATGAGTGATCATATCAGTTACAATCTTTCAAAAGCCGGATACAATGTGGCTAAATATGTACCTTACGGTCCTGTCAAAGAAGTTTTACCTTATTTAATTCGACGTGCACGCGAAAATACTTCTGTAAAAGGCCAAACTGGTCGTGAGTTAAGTTTGATTATTAAAGAGAGAAAAAGAAGAAAAGCGAATTGAATTCTGTAAGGTTGAATAAGAATTATCCTCATTAACACTACAACATTTTTCATAAAAAAAGGTGTCAACTTAGTTGACACCTTTTTTTATGACTTTTCTATTAGCATTAATTAAAACTTAGCATTAGTGCGCTTGTGATAATTTGACAGACGGTAGTTTATAGTAACAAACATAAACATATATGAATCTTTGTAATTCGGTTTACCTCTATCGGTTCCGGTTGCAGTCCAACTTGGCAAATCTCCTGATGATGGATCCGAAAAATAAGCTGCTGCATCCCCACTGTATTCGCGAATTGCTTCTTTGTCGTAATATACGCCACTCACATCATCAATATAGTCGGTAAAGGTTTTTCGAATACCGTACTCAAGACCAATATTTAAATTTTTAGAGAGTCCGTATCTGAATCCTGCTCCAATAGGCAAACACAATCCAAAACGTTTGTATTTTTCAGGTTCACCTGGCAATCCTTGACCTTCTGTACCTAATTCTTGTAAGTTATACCATCTGCCACGATAATATCCTTTTGGGTTAAAATGAAATACACCAACACCTACAAAACCATACATTTGAAACAAAATGTTTTTATAACCATGTGCACGTTTAATG containing:
- a CDS encoding proline dehydrogenase family protein, encoding MVSFDNTENAFSGKKNADLNRSYWLFNMVSRPWMVNVGQVLTEWSIAMRLPITGAVKATIFKQFCGGETIEECTKTIAELGKYSIGTILDYSVEGKENEADFNATTRETIATIHRAKNEKNIPFSVFKVTGLARFALLEKCSTGEALTSEEELEFTKVHQRVNSICEAAFHANVPVFIDAEESWIQVAIDDLANEMMEKFNKQRAIVYNTYQLYRHDRLDYLKASFADAEKKNYFLGAKLVRGAYMEKERERAANKGYSSPIQETKDATDKDYNAALEFCVTHNKRIAFCAGTHNEQSSMYLTELMKKNGLSLNDKHIYFSQLLGMSDHISYNLSKAGYNVAKYVPYGPVKEVLPYLIRRARENTSVKGQTGRELSLIIKERKRRKAN
- a CDS encoding outer membrane beta-barrel protein, which encodes MKRILFLFLLLSTLSQAQTWKRYRKEISVGIGATNFLGDLGGANQVGTHVFKDIEFSTTRPDVSASFRYYFTPNISGKAGIFYGLVSGNDRLTGNPARAYRNLSFKSHIWELSAQAELSGLTVYREGHRYDIKRAHGYKNILFQMYGFVGVGVFHFNPKGYYRGRWYNLQELGTEGQGLPGEPEKYKRFGLCLPIGAGFRYGLSKNLNIGLEYGIRKTFTDYIDDVSGVYYDKEAIREYSGDAAAYFSDPSSGDLPSWTATGTDRGKPNYKDSYMFMFVTINYRLSNYHKRTNAKF